In Halichondria panicea chromosome 9, odHalPani1.1, whole genome shotgun sequence, a genomic segment contains:
- the LOC135341367 gene encoding ankyrin-1-like, whose protein sequence is MAAIDDDRDEAYHSGLYSLQSEADSSEPSSELTKAKSVGRRSVSPGTTTEVKQILGKSKQPNNDSSIWSLTIPTESNMKKQVGLNPETPMTQLAGRMIGVDLKQIDSPTGEYDSGIFSSIPYTSLGQDKQIGSPKEAEKMEVEDSGIVSMSAASKLTEEESSNTNSTLLNTSIATSTARIHLLQSETRPRSVSPSVPPVGESVEVVTDIPSFSMSSSHPGSKRAFDSDEGERWHRKKTPRLADIEEGISQKPAIRVKTIVSPAGSPRPRRGGVSPHRSPRGSHSPVSISITEDRSMDTTSVQQSTLSPGSISPNSTQAPVVNFRDIGDLAKSSNREQGMVYVQVNPHSLAVGAHSPVLIGVSDLARRGPVMSTDSPINKITSKGAMLRESPRKGGSPVPPTSVATVFQLLPTIVSLPQSNNPNRLSPAPSPRSTSPSLDKKEENTDDKKEDKEGKPGNALLQVTEAHLATLSDEDGDTPLHLAIIHENISLTQYLVKLIVGVYMNLDIANNMRQTPLHLAVITRQPQMVQLLVGAGASVNFPDRKGNTALHLAAARRDVRILQLLAQATNPLPDYNAKNFLGLTAIHVATKEASIDVLKFFFQMGANKNAPDACSGRTALHYAVESENFTLVNFLLENNINVNAATFSGNTPLHVAAGRRLKEIVALLMAYGANPAIANGEGDFPSDLPASLLMQRAKMHVRNAH, encoded by the exons AAAGCCAAGAGCGTGGGTAGAAGAAGTGTTTCTCCTGGAACTACTACTGAGGTAAAGCAAATACTGGGCAAGTCCAAGCAACCAAACAATGACAGCTCAATATGGAGTCTCACGATACCGACAGAAAGCAACATGAAAAAGCAAGTTGGTCTAAACCCTGAAACCCCCATGACCCAACTAGCTGGACGTATGATTGGAGTGGACCTGAAACAAATTGATTCGCCCACAGGAGAGTATGATAGTGGAATTTTCTCTTCCATACCTTACACGTCCCTCGGCCAAGACAAACAGATCGGATCCCCAAAGGAAGCAGAAAAGATGGAAGTAGAAGACTCGGGTATTGTCAGTATGTCTGCAGCTTCAAAGCTAACGGAAGAGGAGTCAAGTAACACAAACTCTACCCTCCTCAATACTTCAATTGCAACTAGCACTGCACGGATCCACTTGCTGCAGTCTGAGACAAGACCGAGGTCTGTGTCACCGAGTGTGCCCCCAGTTGGAGAGAGTGTGGAGGTGGTCACGGACATCCCCTCGTTTAGTATGAGCTCAAGTCATCCTGGCTCGAAGCGTGCGTTTGATTCGGATGAAGGAGAGAGGTGGCATCGTAAAAAGACACCACGATTGGCCGATATAGAGGAAG GAATATCTCAGAAGCCTGCCATTCGAGTGAAGACTATAGTGTCTCCAGCTGGCAGCCCTCGCCCGAGGAGAGGGGGCGTGTCTCCTCACAGGTCCCCTCGTGGCTCCCACAGCCCGGTCTCCATCAGCATCACCGAGGACAGGAGCATGGATACAACATC AGTGCAGCAGTCCACTCTGTCTCCTGGATCCATCTCTCCAAATTCCACTCAGGCACCTGTCGTCAATTTCCGTGATATTGGAGATCTTGCCAAGTCCTCAAATCGTGAGCAAGGAATGGTCTATGTACAAGTCAACCCCCACTCCCTAGCCGTTGGTGCCCACTCCCCTGTGCTGATTGGCGTTAGTGATCTT GCACGACGTGGTCCTGTAATGAGCACAGACTCCCCTATCAATAAGATCACATCCAAAGGTGCTATGTTGAGAGAGAGCCCCAGGAAAGGTGGCAGTCCAGTGCCACCGACCTCTGTTGCCACCGTCTTTCAGCTCCTACCTACAATAGTCAG TTTGCCGCAATCGAACAACCCCAATCGTCTAAGCCCTGCCCCCTCTCCTCGCAGTACCTCCCCTTCCTTGGACAAAAAGGAGGAGAATACAGATGACAAAAAAGAGGACAAGGAAGGGAAACCAGGCAACGCTCTTCTCCAAGTCACCGAGGCACATCTGGCAACTCTCTCCGATGAAGATGGAGACAC GCCTCTTCACCTTGCTATCATCCATGAGAATATCAGCCTCACCCAATACCTGGTCAAGCTCATAGTGGGCGTGTATATGAACCTTGACATTGCCAACAACATGAGACAG ACCCCCCTCCATCTAGCAGTCATCACCCGACAGCCTCAGATGGTACAGCTACTAGTGGGTGCTGGGGCCTCGGTAAATTTCCCTGACCGTAAAGGGAATACAGCCCTTCATTTGGCGGCTGCTCGTAGAGATGTGAGAATCCTTCAGCTACTGGCCCAAGCCACCAACCCTCTTCCTGATTACAATGCCAAGAATTTCTTAG GCTTGACGGCAATCCATGTTGCTACTAAAGAGGCCAGTATTGATGTGCTCAAGTTTTTCTTCCAGATGGGAGCAAATAAGAATGCTCCG GATGCTTGCAGTGGCCGCACTGCTCTGCACTATGCTGTAGAATCTGAGAACTTTACTCTGGTCAACTTTCTATTGGAAAACAACATCAATGTCAATGCTGCCACTTTTTCTGGAAACACTCCGCTGCACGTGGCGGCCGGTCGTCGACTCAAAGAAATTGTGGCCCTCCTAATGGCATACGGAGCCAACCCAGCCATTGCCAATGGAGAGGGGGATTTTCCTTCAGACCTTCCAGCTTCTCTACTG ATGCAGAGAGCCAAGATGCACGTACGCAATGCTCACTGA
- the LOC135341378 gene encoding N-acetylneuraminate lyase-like, which translates to MPPRKRTRQETRKGSGANPPEKKLEEDLSQISIDELRKQLVDIGENPGPIDGSNKGIYVRLLTRKKLKLDTETSNDSSSFLDATSPSTSLTRSPMQITSVGYMQGGGGGRSPVQYRVAQSKTPTAKRTPITKSRASVPAKDFSSFEIRGLVAATFTPLTNSGDLNLSVIPGYAEHLLKSGVNNIFVNGSTGQSLCLTVGERKQLAEEWLRVSKGRITVIVHVGTESVKDTCELASHAQAIGAAAIGVQPTAYFKPSSIEQLVCYLEKVAEVASSLPMFYYHIPVMTAVNLDMEEFLDAASSRLPTLRGLKYTDFDLSTYSRCLTTHGGKYQIMYGRDEQVLGALCMGGIAAVGSTYNYAGRLNNRLFSAFKTNNMDGARLEMRRSQASIKLLSKYGGGVSVGREFMRLQGVNCGPPRLPLLPMTPEAIKNLESDLKDMGFFEWA; encoded by the exons ATGCCACCCAGAAAGAGGACTAGGCAAGAGACAAGgaagggctctggagccaaccCTCCAGAGAAGAAGCTTGAGGAAGACCTTAGTCAGATCTCCATTGATGAGCTGAGGAAGCAGCTCGTAGACATTGGTGAAAACCCAGGACCTATAGATGGCTCAAACAA GGGGATATATGTGAGGCTGCTGACACGTAAGAAGCTCAAGCTGGATACAGAGACGAGTAATGACAGCTCATCATTTCTGGACGCTACCTCTCCTTCCACCTCCCTCACCCGATCACCCATGCAAATCACATCTGTCGGTTATATGCAGGGAGGAGGAG GCGGAAGGAGTCCTGTGCAATATAGAGTTGCCCAGTCTAAAACACCGACTGCTAAAAGGACGCCAATTACAAAGAGCAGAGCTTCTGTGCCTGCAAAG GATTTCTCCAGCTTTGAAATCCGTGGCCTCGTTGCAGCTACATTCACTCCTCTCACAAACAGTGG GGATCTAAACCTCAGTGTGATCCCAGGGTACGCTGAACATCTGCTCAAATCTGGAGTCAACAATATATTCG TCAATGGCTCTACTGGTCAGAGTCTTTGTCTGACAGTAGGAGAGAGGAAACAGCTGGCAGAGGAGTGGCTACGTGTCTCCAAGGGAAG AATAACAGTGATAGTTCATGTTGGGACCGAGAGCGTGAAGGACACTTGTGAACTG GCGTCCCATGCTCAAGCCATTGGTGCTGCTGCGATTGGTGTCCAGCCAACTGCCTACTTCAAACCCTCCTCAATAG AACAGTTAGTGTGCTATCTGGAAAAGGTGGCGGAGGTTGCTTCCAGTCTACCTATGTTCTACTACCACATTCCAGTCATGACAGCAGTCAATT TGGACATGGAGGAGTTCTTGGACGCTGCCTCCTCACGACTTCCCACCCTCAGGGGACTAAAGTACACGGATTTTGATCTAAGCACATACAGCCGTTGTCTCACTACCCACGGGGGCAAGTACCAGATCATGTACGGCAGGGATGAG CAAGTCCTGGGTGCTTTGTGCATGGGTGGGATTGCAGCTGTTGGAAG CACCTACAACTATGCTGGGAGGCTCAACAACCGTCTCTTCAGTGCCTTCAAGACCAACAACATGGATGGTGCTAGGTTGGAGATGAGAAGGTCACAGGCCTCCATAAAGTTACTCTCCAAATACG GTGGTGGTGTGAGTGTTGGACGGGAGTTCATGCGTCTGCAGGGGGTAAACTGTGGCCCCCCACGACTGCCCCTCCTTCCTATGACCCCAGAGGCTATCAAGAACCTTGAGAGTGACCTCAAAGACATGGGATTCTTCGAGTGGGCGTGA
- the LOC135341364 gene encoding uncharacterized protein LOC135341364 isoform X2: protein MLYKATFSNSMALSAKKEELSLDDVIFMVVSYACKDFLRIAVVFAHYGAGMINVEVLDEGMIASVSIVIGKVLRTTNELTILRFFVSIRKNVYFTEVPIFVSEREVEKQSVFANTIRQKSFFTFAVIVTYLQYASSNWEMSAPQLATTSYLEIKCIDQQPLVYCIDIDIPIVDFNGISFVNLPKDKATKSDKKVNNKKDNSHLLLKSPESTYLLIVSNRILTQNVSLSNSTDTALRLSADTRNGYDYILSVCSMVLVYVVVMVEGMPAATQTLQDTANVALKRAKRSLRSFVVDLKGGPNTGYCADMSFGESGATQEFCMLVDTGSSNLAVAATPLPGVKEHLNTLTQDLTNTEKPVTVTYSGGKWSGTLVRDVVSIGGAPNVEVEFALIQSSSMFFIPGAEWVGILGLAYDSLAKPDSSVTPFWSVLHQFSGLNDMFALRICPPINFANQGGILEFGDISDTLYTGPILYTSVVEELYYNVLVTNLTIGDVKIDLHCSQFNNDKAIVDSGTTDIYLPYNTFAAIVAAFKKHFKKHVPLEVPDSFWQGGSKLSWPTVSKDVLFEAFPTFYIGLAEDGDSSSEFALAVTPQTYLRQVSGSQEEMEETECLPQCDFYVLGIKSRQKGMVIGGNVMLGFTTVFDRERKRVGFAKSTCSYADTTPGHIPYITGPYPREPVDCECYGCSRTLAYWEWIVYVCGALVSLICITSVGYTVILKCYRQRFRISTCCRRGCTCTNCDRRNMYSARNVIATEETAVSLERQSSSLSEDSGIDSPFVSRISGYSEEEDSSTAASVVSPSFVTNNRNSNDIALLTTKQHNPVLTYLPDMKTLQLSASVITIWLS from the exons ATGTTGTACAAAGCTACTTTTAGCAATAGCATGGCTTTATCTGCTAAGAAAGAAGAGCTGTCTCTGGATGATGTCATCTTTATGGTTGTTAGCTATGCATGCAAGGATTTTCTGCGTATTGCTGTAGTGTTTGCACACTATGGAGCTGGGATGATAAATGTTGAGGTTCTGGATGAGGGAATGATTGCAAGCGTTTCAATCGTCATTGGCAAAGTATTGCGCACTACTAATGAGCTTACGATTCTTCGGTTTTTTGTGAGCATACGGAAAAATGTTTATTTCACCGAAGTCCCAATTTTTGTTTCTGAGCGAGAAGTTGAAAAACAATCGGTGTTTGCTAACACTATAAGGCAAAAAAGTTTTTTCACTTTTGCAGTAATTGTAACCTATTTGCAATATGCCTCTAGCAACTGGGAAATGAGTGCTCCGCAGCTAGCAACTACCTCATATCTTGAAATCAAATGTATTGATCAGCAGCCCCTTGTGTATTGCATAGATATTGATATCCCCATTGTGGATTTTAATGGAATCTCATTTGTTAATTTACCTAAAGACAAAGCAACAAAAAGCGACAAAAAAGTAAACAACAAAAAAGATAACAGCCACCTTCTGTTGAAATCTCCTGAAAGCACTTATCTTTTGATTGTGTCTAACAGAATACTCACCCAAAATGTTTCACTATCTAACTCTACTGATACTGCATTAAGGCTCTCCGCAGATACAAGAAACGGTTATGACTATATCTTGTCTGTTTGCAGCATGGTCTTGGTCTACGTTGTAGTCATGGTTGAAGGTATGCCAGCTGCTACCCAAACACTCCAAGACACAGCCAATGTTGCACTCAAGCGAGCTAAACGTAGCTTGAGGTCGTTTGTGGTCGACCTGAAAGGAGGCCCTAACACTGGCTATTGTGCTGACATGAGTTTTGGAGAATCAGGTGCTACACAAGAG TTTTGTATGCTTGTTGATACTGGAAGCTCCAACCTAGCTGTAGCTGCTACTCCACTACCAGGAGTTAAAGAGCATCtcaacacactcacacaagA TCTTACCAATACTGAAAAGCCAGTGACTGTGACCTATTCTGGTGGTAAATGGAGTGGAACTTTAGTGCGGGATGTTGTATCGATTGGAGGCGCTCCAAATGTTGAGGTGGAGTTTGCACTCATACAGTCCTCAAGTATGTTCTTCATACCCGGAGCCGAGTGGGTGGGGATATTGGGACTAGCTTATGACTCTCTTGCTAAG CCCGACTCTTCAGTCACACCTTTTTGGAGTGTCCTTCATCAATTCTCAGGGCTTAATGACATGTTTGCTCTGAGGATTTGCCCACCAATAAACTTTGCTAACCAAGGAGGGATACTG GAATTTGGTGACATCAGTGACACCTTATACACTGGACCTATTCTGTACACAAGTGTAGTCGAGGAGCTCTATTACAATGTGCTGGTGACAAACCTAACCATTGGAGATGTCAAGATAGACCTTCACTGTAGTCAA TTCAACAATGACAAAGCTATTGTGGATTCGGGAACCACTGACATTTATCTTCCATACAACACATTCGCTGCTATAGTGGCTGCTTTTAAGAAACATTTCAAG AAACATGTGCCTTTGGAAGTGCCTGATAGTTTTTGGCAAGGAGGTTCAAAGCTTTCCTGGCCAACTGTTAGTAAAGACGTTCTTTTTGAGGCCTTCCCGACATTCTACATTGGACTCGCTGAAGATGGGGACTCCAGCAGTGAATTTGCATTGGCTGTCACTCCACAG ACATACCTCCGTCAGGTGTCTGGCTCACAAGAAGAGATGGAAGAAACTGAATGTCTACCTCAGTGTGATTTCTATGTCTTGGGAATAAAAAGCCGCCAAAAAG GCATGGTGATTGGAGGGAATGTGATGCTTGGATTTACTACAGTGTTTGATCGAGAGAGGAAAAGAGTAGGATTTGCAaaatcaacatgcagct ATGCTGATACCACTCCTGGACATATTCCGTACATAACAGGGCCATACCCAAGAG AGCCAGTGGACTGTGAGTGTTACGGTTGCTCGAGGACTCTTGCATACTGGGAGTGGATTGTGTACGTCTGTGGGGCCCTCGTTTCACTCATATGCATCACCTCCGTTGGATACACAGTTATCCTTAAATGCTATCGACAAAGATTCCGTATCTCAACCTGTTGTCGTAGAGGCTGTACCTGTACTAACTGTGACAGAAGGAACATGTACAGCGCTAGAAACGTCATTGCTACAGAGGAAACAGCTGTGTCATTGGAGAGGCAGAGCTCATCCCTGAGTGAGGATTCTGGCATTGACAGCCCTTTTGTCTCAAGAATTTCAGGCTATTCCGAAGAGGAGGATTCATCGACTGCTGCTAGTGTTGTGAGCCCCTCGTTTGTTACAAACAACCGTAACTCTAACGATATTGCACTGCTAACAACTAAGCAACACAACCCTGTTCTCACATATCTACCAGATATGAAGACACTGCAACTGTCAGCATCGGTCATCACAATTTGGTTATCTTAA
- the LOC135341364 gene encoding uncharacterized protein LOC135341364 isoform X1 → MLYKATFSNSMALSAKKEELSLDDVIFMVVSYACKDFLRIAVVFAHYGAGMINVEVLDEGMIASVSIVIGKVLRTTNELTILRFFVSIRKNVYFTEVPIFVSEREVEKQSVFANTIRQKSFFTFAVIVTYLQYASSNWEMSAPQLATTSYLEIKCIDQQPLVYCIDIDIPIVDFNGISFVNLPKDKATKSDKKVNNKKDNSHLLLKSPESTYLLIVSNRILTQNVSLSNSTDTALRLSADTRNGYDYILSVCSMVLVYVVVMVEGMPAATQTLQDTANVALKRAKRSLRSFVVDLKGGPNTGYCADMSFGESGATQEFCMLVDTGSSNLAVAATPLPGVKEHLNTLTQDSLTNTEKPVTVTYSGGKWSGTLVRDVVSIGGAPNVEVEFALIQSSSMFFIPGAEWVGILGLAYDSLAKPDSSVTPFWSVLHQFSGLNDMFALRICPPINFANQGGILEFGDISDTLYTGPILYTSVVEELYYNVLVTNLTIGDVKIDLHCSQFNNDKAIVDSGTTDIYLPYNTFAAIVAAFKKHFKKHVPLEVPDSFWQGGSKLSWPTVSKDVLFEAFPTFYIGLAEDGDSSSEFALAVTPQTYLRQVSGSQEEMEETECLPQCDFYVLGIKSRQKGMVIGGNVMLGFTTVFDRERKRVGFAKSTCSYADTTPGHIPYITGPYPREPVDCECYGCSRTLAYWEWIVYVCGALVSLICITSVGYTVILKCYRQRFRISTCCRRGCTCTNCDRRNMYSARNVIATEETAVSLERQSSSLSEDSGIDSPFVSRISGYSEEEDSSTAASVVSPSFVTNNRNSNDIALLTTKQHNPVLTYLPDMKTLQLSASVITIWLS, encoded by the exons ATGTTGTACAAAGCTACTTTTAGCAATAGCATGGCTTTATCTGCTAAGAAAGAAGAGCTGTCTCTGGATGATGTCATCTTTATGGTTGTTAGCTATGCATGCAAGGATTTTCTGCGTATTGCTGTAGTGTTTGCACACTATGGAGCTGGGATGATAAATGTTGAGGTTCTGGATGAGGGAATGATTGCAAGCGTTTCAATCGTCATTGGCAAAGTATTGCGCACTACTAATGAGCTTACGATTCTTCGGTTTTTTGTGAGCATACGGAAAAATGTTTATTTCACCGAAGTCCCAATTTTTGTTTCTGAGCGAGAAGTTGAAAAACAATCGGTGTTTGCTAACACTATAAGGCAAAAAAGTTTTTTCACTTTTGCAGTAATTGTAACCTATTTGCAATATGCCTCTAGCAACTGGGAAATGAGTGCTCCGCAGCTAGCAACTACCTCATATCTTGAAATCAAATGTATTGATCAGCAGCCCCTTGTGTATTGCATAGATATTGATATCCCCATTGTGGATTTTAATGGAATCTCATTTGTTAATTTACCTAAAGACAAAGCAACAAAAAGCGACAAAAAAGTAAACAACAAAAAAGATAACAGCCACCTTCTGTTGAAATCTCCTGAAAGCACTTATCTTTTGATTGTGTCTAACAGAATACTCACCCAAAATGTTTCACTATCTAACTCTACTGATACTGCATTAAGGCTCTCCGCAGATACAAGAAACGGTTATGACTATATCTTGTCTGTTTGCAGCATGGTCTTGGTCTACGTTGTAGTCATGGTTGAAGGTATGCCAGCTGCTACCCAAACACTCCAAGACACAGCCAATGTTGCACTCAAGCGAGCTAAACGTAGCTTGAGGTCGTTTGTGGTCGACCTGAAAGGAGGCCCTAACACTGGCTATTGTGCTGACATGAGTTTTGGAGAATCAGGTGCTACACAAGAG TTTTGTATGCTTGTTGATACTGGAAGCTCCAACCTAGCTGTAGCTGCTACTCCACTACCAGGAGTTAAAGAGCATCtcaacacactcacacaagA TAGTCTTACCAATACTGAAAAGCCAGTGACTGTGACCTATTCTGGTGGTAAATGGAGTGGAACTTTAGTGCGGGATGTTGTATCGATTGGAGGCGCTCCAAATGTTGAGGTGGAGTTTGCACTCATACAGTCCTCAAGTATGTTCTTCATACCCGGAGCCGAGTGGGTGGGGATATTGGGACTAGCTTATGACTCTCTTGCTAAG CCCGACTCTTCAGTCACACCTTTTTGGAGTGTCCTTCATCAATTCTCAGGGCTTAATGACATGTTTGCTCTGAGGATTTGCCCACCAATAAACTTTGCTAACCAAGGAGGGATACTG GAATTTGGTGACATCAGTGACACCTTATACACTGGACCTATTCTGTACACAAGTGTAGTCGAGGAGCTCTATTACAATGTGCTGGTGACAAACCTAACCATTGGAGATGTCAAGATAGACCTTCACTGTAGTCAA TTCAACAATGACAAAGCTATTGTGGATTCGGGAACCACTGACATTTATCTTCCATACAACACATTCGCTGCTATAGTGGCTGCTTTTAAGAAACATTTCAAG AAACATGTGCCTTTGGAAGTGCCTGATAGTTTTTGGCAAGGAGGTTCAAAGCTTTCCTGGCCAACTGTTAGTAAAGACGTTCTTTTTGAGGCCTTCCCGACATTCTACATTGGACTCGCTGAAGATGGGGACTCCAGCAGTGAATTTGCATTGGCTGTCACTCCACAG ACATACCTCCGTCAGGTGTCTGGCTCACAAGAAGAGATGGAAGAAACTGAATGTCTACCTCAGTGTGATTTCTATGTCTTGGGAATAAAAAGCCGCCAAAAAG GCATGGTGATTGGAGGGAATGTGATGCTTGGATTTACTACAGTGTTTGATCGAGAGAGGAAAAGAGTAGGATTTGCAaaatcaacatgcagct ATGCTGATACCACTCCTGGACATATTCCGTACATAACAGGGCCATACCCAAGAG AGCCAGTGGACTGTGAGTGTTACGGTTGCTCGAGGACTCTTGCATACTGGGAGTGGATTGTGTACGTCTGTGGGGCCCTCGTTTCACTCATATGCATCACCTCCGTTGGATACACAGTTATCCTTAAATGCTATCGACAAAGATTCCGTATCTCAACCTGTTGTCGTAGAGGCTGTACCTGTACTAACTGTGACAGAAGGAACATGTACAGCGCTAGAAACGTCATTGCTACAGAGGAAACAGCTGTGTCATTGGAGAGGCAGAGCTCATCCCTGAGTGAGGATTCTGGCATTGACAGCCCTTTTGTCTCAAGAATTTCAGGCTATTCCGAAGAGGAGGATTCATCGACTGCTGCTAGTGTTGTGAGCCCCTCGTTTGTTACAAACAACCGTAACTCTAACGATATTGCACTGCTAACAACTAAGCAACACAACCCTGTTCTCACATATCTACCAGATATGAAGACACTGCAACTGTCAGCATCGGTCATCACAATTTGGTTATCTTAA
- the LOC135341402 gene encoding selenoprotein S B-like codes for MSDAATDKSGGQPTDSGQDSPPSEDPLTYSFLPGETVLYYLYNNGLSLLSEYGWYVLLTTVVLALAWSRLKPHYYQWKKKREDWIDEQNFDPNKAETYQDAMLKARARMQRDLNEQARVYQEQKEKKEIEERDERIKQWEEFKVVSTKKSKPKDKGRPTPRQDYYPLGGGGAGGGYRPSRRTVGRGGG; via the exons ATGTCG GATGCAGCCACTGACAAGAGTGGTGGCCAACCAACAGACAGTGGTCAGGACAGCCCTCCTAGTGAAGACCCATTAACTTATTCCTTCCTCCCCGGTGAAACCGTCTTATACTACCTCTACAACAATG GTCTCTCTCTACTGAGTGAGTATGGTTGGTACGTTCTTCTAACCACTGTCGTACTGGCCCTTGCGTGGTCGAGACTGAAACCTCACTACTATCAGTGGAAGAAAAAGAGAGAAGACTGGATCGATGAGCAAAACTTTGACCCCAATAAGGCTGAAAC TTATCAAGATGCTATGTTGAAGGCCAGAGCGAGAATGCAGCGAGATCTGAATGAGCAGGCGAGGGTGTACCAGGAGCAGAAAGAAAAG AAAGAAATAGAGGAACGGGATGAGAGAATCAAGCAGTGGGAGGAGTTTAAAGTGGTTTCAACCAAAAAGTCTAAACCAAAA GACAAGGGAAGACCCACTCCTCGTCAAGATTACTACCCACTGGGAGGGGGCGGGGCCGGAGGAGGGTACAGACCATCAAGGAGAACCG TGGGCAGAGGTGGTGGATGA